Proteins from one Nicotiana tabacum cultivar K326 chromosome 23, ASM71507v2, whole genome shotgun sequence genomic window:
- the LOC107780494 gene encoding spliceosome-associated protein 130 A, with protein sequence MYLYSLTLQKPTGILCAINGSFSGGKVQEIAVARGKVLDLIRPDDNGKLQTLLSVEIFGAIRSLAQFRLTGAQKDYIVVGSDSGRIVILEYNKEKNVFDKIHQETFGKSGCRRIVPGQYLGIDPKGRAVMIGACEKQKLVYVLNRDTAARLTISSPLEAHKSHTITFSICGVDCGFDNPIFAAIELDYAEADQDPTGQAANEAQKHLTFYELDLGLNHVSRKWSEQVDNGANLLVTVPGGGDGPSGVLVCAENFVIYKNQGHPDVRAVIPRRVDLPAERGVLIVSAAMHKQKSMFFFLLQTEYGDIFKVTLDHDNDRVKELKIKYFDTIPVSSSLCVLKSGFLFTASEFGNHALYQFQAIGDDPDIEASSSTLMETEEGFQPVFFQPRKLKNLVRIDQIESLMPIMDMKIVNLFEEETPQIFSLCGRGPRSSLRILRPGLAVSEMAVSQLPGVPSAVWTVKKNVNDEFDAYIVVSFANATLVLSIGETVEEVSDSGFLDTTPSLAVSLIGDDSLMQVHPSGIRHIREDGRINEWRTPGKRTIVKVGSNRLQVVIALSGGELIYFEVDMTGQLMEVEKHEMSGDVACLDIAPVPEGRQRSRFLAVGSYDNTIRILSLDPDDCMQVLSLQSVSSPPESLLFLEVQASIGGEDGADHPASLFLNAGLQNGVLFRTVVDMITGQLSDARSRFLGLRAPKLFSIVVRGRRAMLCLSSRPWLGYIHQGHFLLTPLSYETLEFAASFSSDQCAEGVVAVAGDALRVFTIERLGETFNETAIPLRYTPRRFVLQPKRKMVIMIESDQGAYTAEEREAAKKECFETAGNGENGNAEQVENGEDDDGNDPLSDEQYGYPKSESGRWVSCIRVLDPRSTQTTCLLELQDNEAAFSICTVNFHDKEHGALLAVGTAKGLQFWPKKSFEAAYIHIYKFKEDGKVLELLHKTQVDGVPLALCQFQGRLLAGVGSVLRLYDLGKKRLLRKCENKLFPNSITSIHTYRDRIYVGDMQESFHYCKYRRDENQLYIFADDTVPRWLTAAQHVDFDTVAGADKFGNIYFVRLPQDVSDEIEEDPTGGKIKWEQGKLNGAPNKVEEIVQFHVGDVVSCLQRASLIPGGGECVIYGTVMGSVGAMLPFTSRDDVDFFSHLEMHLRQEFPPLCGRDHMAYRSAYFPVKDVIDGDLCEQFPTLPMDMQRKIADELDRTPGEILKKLEEIRNKII encoded by the exons ATGTATCTCTACAGTCTCACTCTCCAAAAACCCACCGGCATACTCTGCGCCATCAACGGCAGCTTTTCCGGTGGCAAAGTACAAGAAATCGCCGTCGCCCGGGGCAAAGTCCTTGACCTCATCCGCCCCGACGATAACGGTAAGCTCCAAACCTTATTATCCGTCGAAATCTTCGGCGCTATACGCTCCTTAGCTCAATTTCGGTTAACCGGTGCACAAAAAGATTATATCGTAGTCGGGTCGGATTCGGGTCGTATAGTGATACTAGAGTATAATAAAGAGAAGAATGTTTTCGATAAAATTCATCAGGAGACTTTTGGTAAGTCGGGTTGTAGACGGATAGTTCCGGGTCAGTATTTGGGTATTGACCCGAAAGGTAGGGCTGTTATGATTGGTGCTTGTGAGAAACAGAAGCTTGTGTATGTTTTGAATAGGGATACTGCTGCTAGGTTAACTATTTCATCGCCTTTAGAAGCTCATAAGAGCCACACAATTACGTTCTCGATTTGTGGGGTTGATTGTGGATTTGATAACCCGATATTTGCTGCGATCGAGTTGGATTACGCGGAGGCGGATCAGGATCCTACTGGCCAGGCTGCAAATGAGGCTCAGAAGCATTTGACATTTTATGAATTAGATTTAGGGCTTAATCACGTTTCCAGGAAGTGGAGTGAACAGGTCGATAATGGTGCTAATTTGCTCGTGACTGTTCCTGGTGGTGGGGATGGTCCGAGTGGTGTGCTTGTTTGCGCGGAGAATTTCGTGATATATAAGAATCAGGGACACCCTGATGTTAGGGCTGTTATTCCCAGGAGGGTGGATTTGCCAGCGGAACGTGGGGTTTTGATTGTTTCAGCTGCTATGCATAAGCAGAAGTCGAtgttcttctttcttttgcaaaCTGAATATGGAGATATCTTTAAGGTGACATTGGATCACGACAATGACAGGGTTAAGGAGTTAAAGATCAAGTATTTTGATACAATTCCAGTCAGTTCTTCGCTGTGTGTCTTGAAGTCAGGGTTCCTGTTTACTGCGTCAGAGTTTGGGAATCATGCATTGTATCAGTTTCAGGCGATAGGAGATGATCCTGATATCGAAGCTTCATCATCAACGTTAATGGAAACTGAAGAAGGATTTCAGCCTGTATTTTTCCAGCCAAGAAAGCTAAAGAATCTTGTTAGGATCGATCAGATTGAGAGCTTGATGCCAATCATGGACATGAAAATAGTAAATCTTTTTGAGGAAGAAACTCCACAAATATTTTCACTGTGTGGGAGGGGTCCTCGGTCCTCGTTGCGCATACTTAGGCCAGGTTTAGCTGTTAGTGAAATGGCTGTGTCACAGCTTCCTGGTGTTCCTAGTGCTGTCTGGACTGTGAAAAAGAATGTCAATGATGAGTTTGATGCGTACATTGTTGTCTCTTTTGCAAATGCAACTCTCGTGCTTTCTATTGGTGAGACAGTTGAAGAAGTTAGCGACAGTGGGTTTCTTGATACTACTCCATCTCTTGCTGTTTCATTGATTGGTGATGATTCGTTGATGCAAGTTCATCCCAGTGGAATAAGGCATATTAGAGAAGATGGCCGTATTAATGAATGGAGAACTCCTGGAAAGAGAACTATTGTCAAGGTTGGATCTAATAGGCTTCAAGTGGTAATTGCACTAAGTGGAGGGGAGCTTATATATTTTGAAGTGGATATGACTGGCCAGCTGATGGAAGTCGAGAAGCATGAGATGTCAGGTGATGTAGCTTGTCTGGACATTGCCCCTGTTCCTGAGGGAAGACAAAGGTCCCGTTTCCTTGCAGTTGGATCATATGATAACACTATTCGTATCTTGTCATTGGATCCTGATGACTGTATGCAGGTTCTGAGTCTGCAAAGTGTATCTTCACCGCCAGAGTCTCTCCTTTTTCTTGAAGTTCAGGCCTCTATTGGTGGAGAAGATGGTGCTGATCACCCTGCCAGCCTTTTTCTTAATGCTGGTTTACAAAATGGGGTTTTATTCAGGACTGTGGTGGATATGATAACTGGGCAGCTTTCAGATGCACGTTCACGTTTCTTGGGGCTTAGAGCCCCTAAGCTCTTTTCCATTGTTGTGAGAGGACGGCGTGCTATGCTCTGCTTGTCAAGTAGACCGTGGCTAGGTTATATACACCAAGGGCATTTTCTTTTGACGCCTTTATCATATGAGACTCTTGAATTTGCAGCCTCATTTTCATCAGATCAATGTGCAGAAGGTGTAGTAGCGGTTGCTGGGGATGCGTTGAGGGTCTTCACGATAGAGAGATTGGGCGAGACTTTCAATGAAACAGCTATACCTTTAAGGTATACACCAAGAAGGTTTGTTCTTCAACCTAAACGGAAGATGGTGATAATGATAGAGAGTGACCAGGGAGCATACACTGCAGAAGAGCGTGAAGCTGCCAAAAAGGAGTGCTTTGAGACAGCTGGGAATGGTGAAAATGGAAATGCAGAACAAGTGGAGAATGGTGAAGATGATGATGGTAATGATCCACTATCTGATGAACAATATGGTTATCCCAAGTCGGAGTCGGGAAGGTGGGTTTCTTGCATCAGAGTCCTTGACCCAAGGTCAACACAAACCACTTGTCTGCTAGAGCTTCAGGATAATGAAGCTGCGTTTAGCATATGCACTGTTAATTTCCATGACAAGGAGCATGGAGCTTTGTTAGCTGTTGGTACTGCCAAGGGCCTTCAGTTTTGGCCCAAAAAATCGTTTGAAGCAGCATACATTCATATTTACAAATTTAAAGAAGATGGGAAGGTCCTTGAGCTTTTGCACAAGACACAGGTAGATGGTGTGCCTCTTGCATTATGTCAGTTCCAAGGAAGACTACTGGCTGGTGTGGGGTCTGTCCTTAGGTtgtatgatttggggaagaaaagacTGCTCAGAAAATGTGAGAACAAGCTTTTCCCCAACTCAATCACATCTATCCATACCTATCGTGATCGGATTTATGTTGGTGACATGCAAGAG TCATTCCACTACTGTAAGTATAGACGTGACGAAAATCAACTATACATATTTGCTGATGACACGGTACCGAGATGGCTAACTGCAGCACAGCATGTAGATTTTGACACAGTGGCAGGAGCTGACAAGTTTGGGAATATCTACTTTGTGCGATTACCTCAGGACGTCTCAGATGAAATTGAAGAAGACCCTACTGGTGGAAAAATAAAATGGGAGCAGGGGAAGCTGAACGGAGCCCCAAACAAGGTTGAGGAGATAGTGCAGTTTCATGTTGGTGATGTGGTCTCTTGCTTACAAAGAGCATCACTTATTCCAGGAGGGGGCGAATGTGTAATTTACGGGACTGTGATGGGGAGCGTCGGGGCAATGCTTCCATTTACCTCGAGGGATGATGTTGACTTCTTCTCTCATTTGGAGATGCATTTGAGGCAGGAGTTCCCACCTTTATGTGGCAGGGATCACATGGCCTACAGATCTGCCTACTTCCCGGTTAAG GATGTGATAGATGGAGACTTGTGCGAACAGTTCCCAACCTTGCCTATGGATATGCAGCGCAAAATTGCAGATGAGTTGGACAGGACACCAGGCGAGATTTTGAAAAAGCTTGAAGAAATAAGAAACAAAATTATTTGA
- the LOC107759892 gene encoding dirigent protein 24-like produces MVKFSQFCSKTFQATFCILLLTLLFDIATSARILDEVSSDEPVVAPVVAPATTLPSGHFPATVTAPDSNAEPIEDDDSSIPATNVAPSADFPSEPEPDTAPVISPAAPVAHVADATTNSGAAPVTNVAPEAAATSGATVADPIPEGHSTFSFFMHDILGGTHPSGRVVTGIVANTDANNLPFSKANNRVFPIDGGVPLNNINNVVNNNNYPFLVGLNGQQQSNTVLQNTGNNNIVNSEDNQPFVTAGQLPAGLSLQQLMFGSITVVDNEITEGHELGSAILGRAQGFYLTSSSDGTSHTLALTTLFHGQHEHEVDDTISFFGIHRTATPISHIAIIGGTGKYENAKGYATIETLPHVDQHTTDGVETITHFTVYITP; encoded by the coding sequence ATGGTCAAATTTTCCCAATTCTGCTCTAAAACATTCCAAGCCACCTTCTGCATTTTGCTATTAACCCTCTTGTTTGACATTGCTACTTCAGCAAGAATCCTTGATGAAGTGAGCTCAGATGAACCTGTTGTGGCTCCTGTGGTGGCCCCGGCCACCACATTGCCAAGTGGCCACTTCCCAGCCACAGTCACTGCTCCTGATTCGAACGCGGAACCTATAGAGGATGATGATTCTTCTATTCCTGCAACCAATGTGGCTCCTTCAGCTGATTTTCCATCCGAACCCGAGCCTGATACAGCTCCTGTCATTTCCCCTGCTGCTCCAGTGGCTCATGTTGCTGACGCAACAACAAACAGTGGAGCAGCTCCTGTTACCAATGTGGCACCAGAAGCCGCTGCTACGTCTGGTGCCACAGTGGCAGATCCTATTCCAGAGGGCCACTCAACGTTCTCCTTTTTCATGCATGACATACTTGGCGGTACACACCCGTCAGGAAGAGTGGTCACTGGAATTGTAGCCAACACGGATGCCAACAATTTACCTTTCTCAAAAGCTAACAACCGTGTCTTCCCAATCGACGGTGGTGTTCCCCTCAACAACATTAACAACGTCgtcaacaacaacaattacccTTTCCTAGTAGGTCTCAATGGACAACAACAATCCAACACTGTCCTCCAAAACACGGGCAACAACAACATTGTCAACAGCGAGGACAACCAACCTTTTGTCACAGCCGGGCAACTCCCTGCTGGCCTATCCCTTCAACAGCTCATGTTCGGATCAATTACTGTGGTAGACAATGAAATAACTGAGGGACATGAATTGGGATCAGCAATTCTTGGTAGAGCACAAGGATTTTACTTGACGAGTTCTTCGGATGGGACGAGTCATACTTTAGCTTTAACAACATTGTTCCATGGACAACATGAACATGAAGTGGATGATACAATTAGTTTCTTTGGAATTCACAGGACCGCGACGCCAATTTCTCACATTGCTATTATTGGAGGCACTGGAAAGTATGAGAATGCTAAAGGGTATGCTACAATTGAGACTCTGCCTCATGTGGATCAACATACAACTGATGGTGTTGAAACTATTACTCACTTCACTGTTTACATCACCCCTTAA